In one window of Leptospira bourretii DNA:
- a CDS encoding PP2C family protein-serine/threonine phosphatase, which yields MTRSFYLYFKEIFRKPTKSEWEILKLVEARYDKEYTFYIFITHIIVYSLLIAPPFSEIQMRILPYLLGVSIARLILLLQFYTKNIPIQRVIYFSGFVGDGLVYVVFMLGIHSFPSLGSFYLLNSYLMSFIFPILLYSTRLDPKACILSAFYFSILHIVYIFNLPSSVSDQFSFFSKYFLILVYWGSATLGTVFVLNKRKDTTDMYNLSEERRFMLHELELAKKVQDALFPGNIKIPSLAFTYYRKSPNVIGGDFFDFVQLREGNVGVFLTDVAGHGISSAMVASIMKVLVSTIPYRFKTAPAKLMDYLDDRLAHDLNKYHASAIYLFFDFIEKKLTLGNAGHPYLILAHKGEDFQELETQGAILGFNIKIPPISEKTMPIASGDRFFIYTDGLIESTDPEGNSLGTEGLLALLNRHRQSSNIKELELRLLTELKTNYGLDSFSDDTMFLILEVEE from the coding sequence TTGACACGTTCGTTTTATTTATACTTTAAAGAAATCTTTCGTAAACCTACTAAATCAGAATGGGAGATTTTAAAGTTAGTAGAAGCCCGCTATGATAAAGAATATACCTTTTATATTTTTATCACTCATATCATTGTTTATTCCTTATTAATTGCACCTCCGTTTTCCGAAATCCAAATGCGAATTTTGCCGTATCTTCTTGGTGTATCGATCGCTCGGCTGATTCTACTATTACAGTTTTATACAAAAAATATTCCGATCCAAAGAGTCATTTACTTCAGTGGGTTTGTAGGAGATGGTCTTGTATATGTAGTTTTTATGTTGGGAATCCATTCCTTCCCATCCCTTGGGAGTTTTTATTTATTAAACTCCTATCTCATGTCTTTTATTTTTCCCATTCTTTTGTATAGCACAAGGCTTGATCCCAAGGCATGTATCCTGAGCGCTTTTTATTTTTCTATATTACATATTGTTTATATATTTAATTTACCTTCTTCTGTTTCTGATCAGTTTTCTTTTTTTAGTAAATACTTTTTGATTTTAGTGTATTGGGGGAGTGCGACTCTCGGAACTGTTTTTGTTTTAAACAAACGAAAAGACACAACAGACATGTACAATCTTTCGGAAGAAAGAAGGTTTATGTTACACGAGTTAGAACTTGCAAAAAAAGTACAAGATGCACTCTTCCCTGGTAATATCAAAATTCCTAGTCTTGCTTTTACTTATTATCGAAAAAGTCCCAATGTCATCGGTGGTGACTTCTTTGATTTTGTACAACTCCGGGAAGGAAACGTTGGAGTTTTTTTAACCGATGTGGCAGGTCATGGAATTTCTTCTGCGATGGTTGCATCCATCATGAAAGTCCTTGTATCCACCATTCCTTATCGTTTTAAAACAGCTCCAGCCAAACTCATGGATTATTTAGATGATCGTTTGGCTCATGACTTAAACAAATACCATGCCTCTGCTATTTATTTATTTTTTGATTTTATCGAAAAAAAATTAACCCTGGGAAATGCAGGCCATCCCTATTTGATTTTGGCACACAAAGGGGAAGACTTTCAGGAATTGGAAACCCAAGGTGCGATTCTTGGGTTCAATATTAAAATCCCTCCAATTTCCGAAAAAACAATGCCCATTGCTTCAGGTGATCGTTTTTTTATTTATACGGATGGTCTCATTGAATCGACAGATCCAGAAGGAAATTCCTTGGGAACTGAAGGCCTACTGGCACTTCTCAATCGACACAGACAAAGTTCTAATATCAAAGAACTGGAACTTAGGTTACTCACCGAATTAAAAACCAACTACGGACTCGATAGTTTTTCTGATGACACCATGTTTCTCATATTGGAAGTAGAAGAATAA